From Aegilops tauschii subsp. strangulata cultivar AL8/78 chromosome 5, Aet v6.0, whole genome shotgun sequence:
AGACGTCTTCTGCGCAACCCACCACAACATTCGTTATTTGCTTCCTTTACCGTCGTCGAAATTGGATGTGTCGTTGCTACAATGGGCATATTCAACATCCACCTCCATGGGAACCCCACGGTCGCGGGAGATATTTTTTTTAAAGAAGGAATACCCACGGCCTCTTCATTCATATtattaaaaaaagttcaggttCAAAAACAAGATCTCAAACAATACGACGATAATCTTAAATTTTCTTGCCACAACCGATCAAAATAGGGTAAGATGACGCAGATGAAAGTGGAAACATATTCAGGAGGGTCTTTTATTCGCCATCAGTGCTGTCGTCGCAGCCTCAGCCACAACGACAGGAAACAGAGACGAAAACCAATCAAAACTACCCGAACTACACCACCTAGCCATAGATGGGCTTCCCAGGTCGTAGTGCTTACCGTCTAGCTCTGCTTACTAGTGAACATATACAACAACCGACCGCAGCAAGACTTGAGGCTTTGGAACTTATTTTGAAAGGCAAAAGTAATAGCACAAGAATGATTAATATTTCCATATGGAGGTTGACGAATGAATCACTGCTACCAACTTGTTATTTTGCATGCAACACAACCCGGCTAGTTGAAACGTACCAATCTCGTGCGCTAGAAGCTACTAGTTTTTTTTTTAAAGAAGCTTTGCTCAGCGCGATGCACAGTCGCTTTCAGTTACGACTGGTCTGTGTCTGTCAGTCTGTTTGAGTCCCTCCCACTCCCAGCAGGCCATCTGCCCGACGAAATGAAATGACAAACCATACCCAAACAAATCAGTTTaatcaaaacagaaaaaaacAATTTTCGATTTTTTTTCAGAAAAATTCTGGCATCAGTACTGCTAACATAGCTCCACTATTAGTAAGCGTCGCAATGTTTATGTGTATTTATTTTTCCAGGATCCGTATAAACTTTAAAATACAAATTTCGATTTTTTTTCAGAAACAGGGCTCCATGGAGCTGAGGAGGAAGAAATCCACTCTCCTTGGCACAGTAGCACGGACAAGAATACGGTCAACATCTATCCATCCGGCGTGGAAGTCGTACAACCGAGATGATCGTAGACGCAGCCGACAGTTCTGACTCTCCAAGCATCGTCCCCGTTTTCCTCTGCAATCAGTGCTGAGAACGACTGGGTACTCTTAAAATACGAGGCCGAAATGGCGGGAGGTCTTGGCAAACTCGATCACCAAGATAAGGACACGCTCAAGGGAGTGACGAGCTAGCTCTCAGCTGCATGCACTGCAGAGATGGAGGTCGAAATCCCGACCGAGCACCGCGCGCCCAAGGTTGAAGCTAGCGCGTGGCGATGGCGTGATCTCCCGGGCGCCGCCGCCAAGCCGCTCCGGGACCCACTCCTCGCCGTCAACTTCCTGCTCCTGGCCGTCGGCGCGGCCTGCGGcccgctcctcctccgcctctacTTCCTGCGCGGCGGCTCCCGCAAGTGGCTCTCCAGCCTGCTCCAGACCGCCGGCTGGCCGCTCCTCCTCGTGccgctctgcttctccttctcctcccgccgccgccgcaggagCCGCCAGGGCGACGACGCCACGGCCAGCGGCGGCGTCTTCCTCATGACGCCCCGCCTCCTGGCCGCGTCCGCCGTCGTCGGCCTCATGACCGGCGCCGACAACTTCCTCTACGCCTACGGCCAGGCCTACCTCCCCGTGTCCACCTCCTCCATCCTCATCTCCACGCAGCTCGCCTTCACAGCCGCCTTCGCGCTGCTGCTCGTGCGCCAGCGCTTCACCGGCTCCACGGTCAACGCCATCGTGCTGCTCAGCGTCGGCGCCGCCATGCTCGGGATGGGCTCCGGCGGGGACCGCCCGGCGGGGGTGTCGGGCGCGCAGTACGCCGCCGGGTTCGGCATGGCGCTGGCGGCCGCGGCGCTCTACGGCCTCGTGCTGCCCGTCATGGAGCTCAGCCAGGCGTGGCACGCGGCGCGCGCCGGCGCCGCGGCCCTCACCTACACGCTCGTCGTCGAGATTCAGGTCGTCATCGGGCTCACCGCCACGGCGTTCTGCGCCGTCGGCATGCTGGCGAACAACGATTTCCAGGTGAGTTTTCAGCACTAATTCCTGCTTCACTTGCCTCTGCTATCTATAGACTCTTCGCCTACTTTCTGTTGCGATTGGTAAAATACTCCAACGAGAAAACTAAAAAAGAGGTTAAAATGCGGCAATCAGTCTGAGTCCAAGCTCATCTCTATCCAGTTGACAGTAAATTCAAAAATAATAGTGAAAAAAAATGATGGCATTgacaaaaaaaactaaaatttgTTGGCATTGAAGATGCTTTAGTGTGCTAAAATTTCACGATGAATAGACATTAGTAGCTCTCAGGAAAAAACAATCAGCTTTCAACAAGGTGTTTTTTCAAACTTTCTTATAGACCCAGATTTCCGTTTGTTTTTTCGCTGAGCACTCCTCAAATCTTTTGACCACTAAATTTTCAACTTTTCAAAGCTTCCACGGCTATTACTATTCGGAAATAGTAAGGGCCAGAAAGCAGTTGTGTGTTACTCCACTTAAATTGGGACATAAAGATGACAAGATTGCAAGTGATTGAGGCTTATCTCGATGGGAGAAGTATATTTTTCGTCCCTCAACTCTTTCGAAAGTATAGAAATGAACCCTCAACTAGACAACCAGCAATCTTTAGTCCCTCAACTTTTAAAACCGGATAAGTTTAGTCTCTCATGTCACAACGAGTGGTTTTCTACCGACGATAGTGGTTTTTGGCTTAGCTGGCCAGTGTGGGCCCACCTCATCCACCCATTTTTGTTCACTTTAAATTCTTATGGAGCCGACATCACGCAGCGGGCAGCGAATAGTCTCCAGGCGACTCGGCCGGACGAAGCGCGGTGCCACCATGAGCGACGGCAGCTCAGTAACTGGCTACGCAGCATGACGAGTGGGATGAGCAATGTCCGTCGCTGGTGACTAGCTAATGTAGTTCTTCCTGCTGTGATTTTCTTGT
This genomic window contains:
- the LOC109759451 gene encoding purine permease 3, with translation MEVEIPTEHRAPKVEASAWRWRDLPGAAAKPLRDPLLAVNFLLLAVGAACGPLLLRLYFLRGGSRKWLSSLLQTAGWPLLLVPLCFSFSSRRRRRSRQGDDATASGGVFLMTPRLLAASAVVGLMTGADNFLYAYGQAYLPVSTSSILISTQLAFTAAFALLLVRQRFTGSTVNAIVLLSVGAAMLGMGSGGDRPAGVSGAQYAAGFGMALAAAALYGLVLPVMELSQAWHAARAGAAALTYTLVVEIQVVIGLTATAFCAVGMLANNDFQAIPGEARQSELGQAGYYLLLVGTAAVYQCFCLGIIGAIYYGSALLAGVIITVLLPVTEVLAVVFFHEPFSGTKGVALGLSLWGLASYFYGEVRNKAPEAEHRTSLCVDRDCEN